A single window of Granulicella cerasi DNA harbors:
- a CDS encoding outer membrane beta-barrel protein, with amino-acid sequence MKLRHLLPAMALALASLFASTTSHAQVGLYLNPVATHVHIGTADSGVFSFLGDNTTSRWFGGVDFGGYYDFFHAEKFDAGVDLRESILHGNNAALNEFSVAARIAGKPVRYGIRPYGQLGIGAGSTHAPHSTITTTKITWAVTGGLDYPIAKHVDFRAIELSYGTLQTMSSQIERANTSIPSASLFTLSSGLVFRFGK; translated from the coding sequence ATGAAATTGCGGCACCTTCTTCCGGCCATGGCGCTGGCTCTTGCGAGCCTCTTTGCTTCGACCACTTCACACGCCCAGGTTGGCCTCTACCTGAACCCGGTTGCAACGCATGTGCACATCGGCACGGCAGACTCCGGCGTCTTCTCGTTTCTCGGCGACAACACGACCTCGCGCTGGTTCGGCGGCGTAGACTTCGGCGGCTACTACGACTTCTTTCACGCGGAAAAGTTCGACGCCGGTGTCGATCTCCGCGAGTCGATTCTGCATGGCAATAATGCCGCGCTGAACGAGTTCTCCGTCGCAGCCCGCATTGCAGGCAAGCCTGTTCGTTATGGCATTCGCCCTTATGGTCAGCTCGGCATCGGTGCCGGCAGCACGCACGCGCCGCACAGCACGATCACGACGACCAAGATCACCTGGGCCGTCACCGGCGGCCTGGACTACCCCATCGCCAAGCATGTGGACTTCCGCGCCATCGAATTGAGCTACGGTACGCTGCAGACCATGTCCAGCCAGATCGAACGCGCGAATACCTCGATTCCCTCGGCGAGCCTCTTCACGCTCTCGAGCGGTCTGGTCTTCCGCTTCGGCAAGTAA